One Lepidochelys kempii isolate rLepKem1 chromosome 12, rLepKem1.hap2, whole genome shotgun sequence genomic region harbors:
- the EMC8 gene encoding ER membrane protein complex subunit 8 isoform X2, producing MKLTTQAYCKMVLHGAKYPHCAVNGLLVAEKQPAPPRKDQQPHGQPQPHTLFVDCVPLFHGTLALAPMLEVALTLIDSWCKENSYVIAGYYQANERVKDASPNQVAEKVASRIAEGFNDPALIMVDNTKFTMECIEPAIHVYEHHENKWRCKDPHFDYCEDWSEAQRIVASLLDSKSYETLVDFDNHLDDIRNDWTNPEINKAVLHLC from the exons ATGAAGCTGACCACCCAGGCCTACTGCAAGATGGTGCTGCACGGAGCCAAGTACCCGCACTGCGCCGTCAACGGGCTGCTGGTGGCCGAGAAGCAGCCGGCCCCGCCCCGCAAGGACCAGCAGCCCCACGGGCAGCCGCAGCCCCACACCCTCTTCGTGGACTGCGTCCCCCTCTTCCACGgcaccctggccctggcccccatGCTGGAGGTGGCGCTGACGCTG ATTGATTCGTGGTGCAAAGAGAATAGTTACGTGATAGCTGGATATTATCAGGCTAACGAGCGTGTGAAAGATGCCAG TCCAAACCAGGTCGCTGAAAAGGTAGCCTCCAGGATTGCAGAGGGCTTTAATGACCCGGCACTCATAATG GTGGATAACACTAAATTTACGATGGAGTGCATAGAACCTGCCATTCATGTGTATGAGCATCATGAAAACAAATGGAGATGCAAAGACCCACATTT TGATTATTGTGAAGACTGGTCTGAAGCCCAGAGGATTGTCGCATCTCTCTTGGACAGCAAATCCTACGAAACCCTTGTGGATTTTGACAATCACCTAGATGACATCCGGAATGACTGGACAAACCCAGAGATCAACAAAGCTGTCCTGCACTTATGTTAG
- the COX4I1 gene encoding cytochrome c oxidase subunit 4 isoform 1, mitochondrial isoform X2: MLASRAFSLIGKRAISTSICLRGHGVAKVEDFSLPGYTDRRDIPLPQLEYVRNLSAEQKALKEKEKASWSALSTDEKVGLYRIKFCETFAEMNRGSNEWKTVSGGVLFFLGFTALIVIWQRLYVYGPVPHTFSEEWVAMQTKRMLDMRVNPVEGFSAKWDYDKNEWKK, from the exons ATGTTGGCGTCTAGGGCATTTAGCCTAATTGGCAAGCGTGCCATTTCCACCTCCATCTGCTTGAGAGGACATG GTGTTGCGAAAGTGGAAGACTTCAGTCTTCCAGGTTACACTGATCGTCGTGACATTCCTCTTCCTCAACTGGAATACGTAAGGAATCTATCTGCTGAGCAGAAAGccctgaaagaaaaggaaaaggcatCATGGAGTGCCCTCTCTACTGATGAGAAGGTTGGAT TGTATCGTATCAAATTCTGTGAGACCTTCGCTGAAATGAATAGGGGATCAAATGAGTGGAAGACTGTTAGTGGTGGTGTGCTCTTCTTCCTTGGCTTCACTGCCTTAATTGTCATTTGGCAAAGACTGTATG TTTATGGTcctgttcctcacaccttctcTGAGGAATGGGTGGCTATGCAGACCAAGAGAATGCTGGACATGAGAGTTAACCCAGTCGAGGGCTTCTCGGCCAAATGGGACTACGACAAGAACGAATGGAAGAAGTAA
- the COX4I1 gene encoding cytochrome c oxidase subunit 4 isoform 1, mitochondrial isoform X1 produces MLASRAFSLIGKRAISTSICLRGHAGVAKVEDFSLPGYTDRRDIPLPQLEYVRNLSAEQKALKEKEKASWSALSTDEKVGLYRIKFCETFAEMNRGSNEWKTVSGGVLFFLGFTALIVIWQRLYVYGPVPHTFSEEWVAMQTKRMLDMRVNPVEGFSAKWDYDKNEWKK; encoded by the exons ATGTTGGCGTCTAGGGCATTTAGCCTAATTGGCAAGCGTGCCATTTCCACCTCCATCTGCTTGAGAGGACATG CAGGTGTTGCGAAAGTGGAAGACTTCAGTCTTCCAGGTTACACTGATCGTCGTGACATTCCTCTTCCTCAACTGGAATACGTAAGGAATCTATCTGCTGAGCAGAAAGccctgaaagaaaaggaaaaggcatCATGGAGTGCCCTCTCTACTGATGAGAAGGTTGGAT TGTATCGTATCAAATTCTGTGAGACCTTCGCTGAAATGAATAGGGGATCAAATGAGTGGAAGACTGTTAGTGGTGGTGTGCTCTTCTTCCTTGGCTTCACTGCCTTAATTGTCATTTGGCAAAGACTGTATG TTTATGGTcctgttcctcacaccttctcTGAGGAATGGGTGGCTATGCAGACCAAGAGAATGCTGGACATGAGAGTTAACCCAGTCGAGGGCTTCTCGGCCAAATGGGACTACGACAAGAACGAATGGAAGAAGTAA
- the EMC8 gene encoding ER membrane protein complex subunit 8 isoform X1, translating into MKLTTQAYCKMVLHGAKYPHCAVNGLLVAEKQPAPPRKDQQPHGQPQPHTLFVDCVPLFHGTLALAPMLEVALTLIDSWCKENSYVIAGYYQANERVKDASSYFLLASAEIYSTINLTFFCSPNQVAEKVASRIAEGFNDPALIMVDNTKFTMECIEPAIHVYEHHENKWRCKDPHFDYCEDWSEAQRIVASLLDSKSYETLVDFDNHLDDIRNDWTNPEINKAVLHLC; encoded by the exons ATGAAGCTGACCACCCAGGCCTACTGCAAGATGGTGCTGCACGGAGCCAAGTACCCGCACTGCGCCGTCAACGGGCTGCTGGTGGCCGAGAAGCAGCCGGCCCCGCCCCGCAAGGACCAGCAGCCCCACGGGCAGCCGCAGCCCCACACCCTCTTCGTGGACTGCGTCCCCCTCTTCCACGgcaccctggccctggcccccatGCTGGAGGTGGCGCTGACGCTG ATTGATTCGTGGTGCAAAGAGAATAGTTACGTGATAGCTGGATATTATCAGGCTAACGAGCGTGTGAAAGATGCCAG CTCTTATTTCCTACTGGCTTCAGCTGAAATATATAGTACAATTAACTTGACCTTCTTCTGTAGTCCAAACCAGGTCGCTGAAAAGGTAGCCTCCAGGATTGCAGAGGGCTTTAATGACCCGGCACTCATAATG GTGGATAACACTAAATTTACGATGGAGTGCATAGAACCTGCCATTCATGTGTATGAGCATCATGAAAACAAATGGAGATGCAAAGACCCACATTT TGATTATTGTGAAGACTGGTCTGAAGCCCAGAGGATTGTCGCATCTCTCTTGGACAGCAAATCCTACGAAACCCTTGTGGATTTTGACAATCACCTAGATGACATCCGGAATGACTGGACAAACCCAGAGATCAACAAAGCTGTCCTGCACTTATGTTAG